The following are encoded in a window of Pseudalgibacter alginicilyticus genomic DNA:
- the nirD gene encoding nitrite reductase small subunit NirD translates to MQNIIEQYKSVSEVNVTTWFEVGEVSDFPKNSGACIKYKTKQIAVYNFARKNSWYACQNLCPHKMEMVLSLGMIGDKDGVAKVACPMHKKNFSLKDGSNLAGDDLKIAVYPVKIKDGNVYIGFED, encoded by the coding sequence ATGCAAAATATAATAGAACAATATAAATCGGTTTCAGAAGTCAATGTTACAACATGGTTCGAGGTTGGGGAAGTTAGTGATTTTCCTAAAAATTCAGGTGCTTGTATAAAATATAAAACCAAGCAGATTGCTGTTTATAATTTTGCGAGAAAAAATTCATGGTATGCTTGTCAGAATTTATGCCCTCATAAAATGGAGATGGTTTTATCATTAGGAATGATTGGGGATAAGGATGGAGTAGCAAAAGTAGCTTGTCCAATGCATAAAAAGAATTTTTCGTTGAAGGATGGTTCAAATTTAGCAGGAGATGATTTAAAAATAGCAGTTTATCCAGTTAAAATTAAAGATGGAAATGTGTATATTGGCTTTGAAGATTAA
- a CDS encoding DUF4202 domain-containing protein: MKPTKFESAIILIDQKNSEDINTYSVYGIDYSKELLYSHRMSQKLLQFEPEASEALQIAARAQHICRWKIARNEYPMDRVGYLKWRETLKKMHADITAEILEQVGYDSEFIERVSFLINKKLIKKDEGSQTIEDVICLVFLEFYFEDFAAKHSEEKIIDILQKTWKKMSEKGHAEALKLSYSDTDLELIKKALA; the protein is encoded by the coding sequence ATGAAGCCAACAAAATTTGAAAGTGCTATTATATTAATAGATCAAAAAAATTCAGAAGACATCAATACCTATAGTGTATACGGAATTGATTACTCTAAAGAATTATTATACTCACATAGGATGTCTCAAAAACTATTACAGTTTGAGCCAGAAGCTTCGGAAGCATTGCAAATTGCAGCACGTGCTCAACATATTTGCAGATGGAAAATAGCTAGGAATGAATATCCTATGGATAGAGTGGGCTATTTAAAATGGCGAGAAACCTTAAAGAAAATGCATGCCGATATTACTGCCGAAATTTTGGAACAAGTGGGTTATGATTCTGAATTTATTGAACGTGTATCCTTTTTAATTAATAAAAAATTGATTAAAAAAGATGAAGGCAGCCAAACTATTGAAGATGTTATTTGTTTGGTTTTTTTAGAATTTTATTTTGAAGACTTTGCTGCAAAGCATTCAGAAGAAAAAATAATTGATATTCTTCAAAAAACATGGAAAAAAATGTCTGAAAAAGGACATGCTGAAGCGTTAAAATTAAGTTATTCAGATACAGATTTAGAATTGATAAAAAAAGCATTAGCTTAA